The Chroococcidiopsis sp. TS-821 genome includes a region encoding these proteins:
- a CDS encoding CPBP family intramembrane glutamic endopeptidase, with translation MTEQDFDPKIQPLSRTQILIGMAVTALVLLVIAKLWLQFGNFALLPVELTSIAVARGLGVASIIAIASWVVYRVWSGYRRSADFYLELVLKPLHWADLIWIGLLPGLSEELLFRGVMLPAFGFNITAVIVSSICFGVLHMSSTQQWPYVVWATAVGFLLGCSALYTGNLLVPIVAHTITNLFSSYFWKWEHSR, from the coding sequence GTGACCGAACAAGATTTTGACCCCAAAATTCAGCCGTTATCGCGTACCCAGATCTTAATTGGCATGGCCGTTACTGCATTAGTATTACTGGTTATTGCCAAGCTATGGTTGCAATTTGGTAATTTTGCCTTATTGCCTGTGGAGCTAACATCAATAGCAGTGGCTAGGGGATTGGGTGTTGCGTCGATCATTGCGATCGCGAGTTGGGTCGTCTACCGCGTTTGGTCGGGGTATCGTCGTAGTGCGGATTTTTACCTCGAATTGGTTCTCAAACCTTTACACTGGGCAGATTTAATTTGGATTGGGTTACTTCCAGGACTAAGCGAAGAATTATTATTTCGCGGTGTCATGTTGCCTGCATTTGGCTTCAATATCACTGCTGTGATTGTATCGAGTATCTGTTTTGGCGTGCTTCACATGAGTTCTACTCAGCAATGGCCATATGTCGTTTGGGCAACAGCGGTAGGCTTCTTACTCGGTTGTAGCGCTTTATACACAGGTAATCTTCTCGTGCCAATTGTGGCACACACGATTACTAACTTGTTTTCTAGTTACTTTTGGAAGTGGGAACACTCGCGGTAA
- a CDS encoding DUF3326 domain-containing protein, with product MNQRPYTVILIVPTGIGAAIGGYAGDAMPVARAIASVADRLITHPNVLNGAQLYWSLPNVFYVEGYGLDQFAAGSWGLRPVHQNRIGLILDQGIEPDLRVRQLQAADAARATLGLHLANYVVTDTAIGVELRISDSGVSWGTIQNPGTLLRATETLINKARVDAIAVVARFPDDMDSPALQQYRYGKGVDPLAGAEAVISHLVVREFQVPCAHAPALLPLPLDPDISPRSAAEEIGYTFLPSVLVGLSRAPQFVTNQQQSSPQDIWANQVDAVVIPATACGGSTVLNLSQSPVQIVTVQENQTQLYVPPEPLGIKVISVNSYLEAIGVLAAHKAGITPTALDPHISSLNCLNSN from the coding sequence GTGAACCAGCGTCCTTACACCGTTATCTTAATTGTACCAACTGGTATCGGAGCCGCCATTGGCGGATATGCCGGAGATGCCATGCCAGTTGCTAGGGCGATCGCTTCTGTCGCGGACCGCCTGATTACTCACCCAAATGTGCTCAATGGCGCGCAATTGTATTGGTCTTTACCAAATGTTTTCTATGTAGAAGGTTACGGACTCGATCAATTTGCTGCTGGGAGTTGGGGGTTACGTCCTGTACATCAAAATCGTATTGGTCTCATTTTAGACCAGGGAATCGAACCAGACTTACGAGTACGGCAGCTGCAAGCAGCTGATGCTGCCCGTGCTACTCTAGGATTACACTTAGCTAATTATGTTGTCACTGATACAGCTATAGGCGTAGAATTACGAATATCCGATTCAGGTGTGAGTTGGGGAACGATTCAAAATCCTGGAACTTTACTGCGGGCAACAGAGACATTGATTAATAAAGCAAGAGTAGACGCGATCGCCGTTGTAGCCCGTTTTCCTGATGATATGGATAGTCCTGCATTACAGCAATATCGTTACGGTAAAGGTGTTGACCCGCTTGCAGGTGCTGAAGCTGTCATCAGTCATTTAGTTGTCCGCGAATTTCAAGTTCCTTGCGCCCACGCGCCCGCTTTGTTACCGTTACCGCTCGATCCTGATATATCACCGCGATCGGCTGCTGAAGAAATTGGGTATACATTCTTACCTAGTGTGCTTGTGGGTTTAAGTCGTGCCCCGCAGTTTGTGACAAACCAGCAGCAATCATCACCACAAGACATCTGGGCAAATCAAGTTGATGCTGTTGTCATTCCGGCAACGGCTTGCGGTGGCAGCACAGTGTTAAACCTTAGTCAATCGCCTGTACAAATTGTTACAGTACAAGAAAATCAAACTCAACTTTATGTTCCTCCAGAACCATTAGGAATTAAAGTCATATCGGTAAACTCGTACCTAGAAGCAATTGGTGTATTAGCCGCGCATAAGGCAGGAATTACACCGACTGCACTTGACCCTCATATTTCATCCCTTAATTGCCTGAATTCTAACTGA